From Roseateles sp. SL47:
TGAGCACCCTTTGCATCTACGGAGGCGGCATGGTCACGGCATTGGGGTACAACGCGCCCGCGTCGCTCGCCGCATTGCGAGCCGGCATCAGCGCCATCCGACGCACCGTCTGGGCGGACACGGACTCCGGTGAGCCCCTGCTCGGGGCCAAGGTGTCCCTGCCTCACTGGTGGGAAGGTCTTGGCAAGCTCGCAGATCTGGTGGCGCCCGCCATTCAGGAATGCCTGGCCCACACGGACATCCCGGCCACCAACATCCCATTGCTCCTTGCGGTGCCGGATGCCAGGCGCCAGGGTCGCTTTGCCCGGTTGGATGAAGATCTGCTGCCCGAGATCGAAGCCAGGCTTGGGGTTCCTCACCATGGCAGATCCCGTCTGTTTGCCGCCGATCAGGCTGGCGCCGCGCTGGCATTGGCCTGCGCGATGCAATGGATACAAGCCGGCGATGTCCCACGGGTGATCATCGCGGGCGTGGACAGCTACCTGCACCAACCCATGCTGGACGACTACATCGAGCGCCGACGCCTGATGACCCCGTCCAACTCCAACGGCTTCTTCCCTGGCGAGGCGGGCGCTGCCGTGCTGGTGGGGCCGGAACAACAGGCCCCACCTGGGGCACTGCGTCTGCTGGGACTGGGCATGGCGGAGGAGCCTGCGCCCATCAACAGCACCGAGCCGTTCCAGGCCAAGGGACTGACGCAAGCCGTGGCAGCCGCTCTGAACCAGGCGCGCTGCTCGATGGCCGATGTCGGCTACCGGCTCACAGACCTGTCAGGCGAACACTACAAGTTCAAGGAGGCCGCTTTTGTCGCAGGGCGGCTCGACACGTCCGCGCGGACATCCCTCATGGAACTGTGGCACCCCATCGAATATCTGGGCGACATCGGGGCGGCCATCCTCCCCCTCCTCCTGCAGCAACATCTGCATGCCTTGCAGGAAGGCTATGCACCGGGGCGCGTTGCCCTGATCCATGTCGGCAGCGATGCCGGTCTTCGTGCCGCCTGTGTGGTGGCTCCTCTGGAAGGGTCCGCATGAGCAAGAACGTCTTCGCGAACGGCCGGGAAATCTCCGCAGCCAAGGACGGCAACGAGTCACTGGCAGCCATGCCGGACATCTGCCTGTCTCCGCCATCCCCACCTGCCGGCCCGATTCCCATCCCTTATCCCAACTTTTCGAAGGCCAAGGACAGCAGTGAAGGCAGCCGCACAGTGCGCATTGGCGGCGATGAAGTCGGCATGAAGAACCAGTCGGTCTACAAAAAAAGCGAAGGCGACAAGGCCGCCACACGTTCGTTTGGCATGGGCGTGGTGACGCACACGCTGGAAGGCAAAACGGTCTTTGCCGCCTGGTCCTTTGACGTGAAGATTGAAGGAGCCAATGCCATCCGGCACATGGACCTCACCCTGCACAACAACACGTGAGCCCGCCCCATGCCAGCAACCGGAAACCCAGGCACCGCCACCGTCAACAAGGCGGCCATGAGCCCGGCGGGCTCATCCACCGACTGCCAGGAGCTGGACCAGGCCAACCAGAACCGCCGCACGGAGTTGGCCAACCGCACATCCGCCCAACGGCTCGTGGGCCCCGAGAAGAAAGGAAGAGGCACCACCGTCTCGTCGGTGAAGCGGACACCACTCTCCGGAGGACGCACGAAGTTCCGAAGCGCTCACAACAACCACAAGGCGTTGGAGAAGTGCCCCAAAACGCTGTCGCCCGGTGGCAGTCGCAGTGTGCGGACCGGCACCACCCCCACCCTGTGCGGCAACTACAGCCATCCGTCACCACCGTCCTGGGCCATGCAGAAGTCCGGTCATGCGGAAGCCCGCCTGCTCGACGAACTGATGAACGGCGCACCACGGCGGATGACCTTCAACATCGATTGGAGACCCAAGACGGGCAAGGCGTCCAAAATGCCCTGCGATGCCTGCCACCGATTGATCTGCGCCGCCCTGGACTGCAAACATGAGATCACGTTATGCGCCAAGGGCAATCAGCCCGTGCCCATCAACCAGCAGCATTGCCCGGCCACCGATACGTCCTACGCCCAGCTCAAGGCTGACATGGGCGAGGACCTCTGAATCAAGGACCCTCCATGTCTCTCACTCCCCTCCCCCACATCAACGCCGCTGGCATCATCGGCGCGCCGATCCAATATCGCTGGGACCGCGCCATCGGGTTGAAGCTCTATGCGGACAAGGATCAGAACCCGCGCCTGTACACGGCCGTCGACAAGGTCGATTTCCGGGCCAAGATGGGCATCGGCATGGCCATCACCGAGTGGGTCGTGTGGCGCCTCTCGGCACAGACCGATGTGACCGACGCACTGCTTCGTGTGGAAGCGGGATGGGCGACATTGGCGCGGCCCCACCTTGCCCCCAAACTGCGCTACAAGCTGACCGCCGACCATGAGGCGGATCCTGTCCTGCGGCCTCTCGAGCAGGCCTTCACCAATCTGGGCGCACTGGCCCACCGCTATGCAACGGGCGACATTTATCTCGCCGAGATCATCGTCCGACAGGCGACACTGGCGCGCCATATCGCGCCGAGCCCGCCCGCCTACGACCAGTGGCTGAGCGAGCTGTTACGCACTGCGGCGGCGGCACGTCCGCGCGGCGATGAGTACGATGAAGACGACGAAGTCTTCGATTACGCGCACGAAGCGCCGGTCGCTCGCGATGCATTCGGTTCCATCTTCGACCCTGCACTGGCCTCTGCGGCGCATCAGGACGCATTCCTGCAAACCTTGGACACCGCCGCCAATCCCTATCTAGAGCATTGAGATGGCATTGCCGTCTTTGCCGTCCATGCTGAATCCGGATCAACGCGAACCGGCTCTCCGCTATCTCTGGGATGACACGCGCGCGAGTGAGGATTTCAAGACGGACGCCAGTGGCGTCGTGGAGCGTGCGCACGCCATGACCTTGCGGGCCCGTATCGCCCTGGGGGTGGCGATCTACGAGTGGCTCGTCTGGCGCTTCAGCGGCGTGTCCACCGATCCCATGCCGGCCCAGATCGCCGAGGCCGCCTGGTGCGCCTGCGTGGATCGACGTTACATGGACTACCTGGAACTCGACCGGGACGAGTGGCTGGGACCGATACGAGGTCCCTTGTGGTGTGCCACGACCTGGTTGCTCCCCATGGTGTTCTTCAGTGACGAAGAACCGGAAGAGTGGCAATCCGGGTTGGACTATCTGGTGCGCCTGGCTCGACATGTGCTGCCGCATCTTGCGCCCTTCGAGGTGTGGCTTGACACGGTGATGTCGCGGCTGGAAACCTGTTTTGAGGCCATGCCGGAAGACCCCTTCGACGACCTCTTCAGCGAGCGCCAGGAGCAACGACGTGGGCCGCTGGTCCCGCGCGAGGTGATGGATACGAGCCTGCGTTATCAGCCCGAGCAGGCTGAGATGCTGATCGAGCGGATGCTGGCCGAAGTGGGTGCGTCCGGGAATCCGTTCTTCAACGGCTGATGCGGTCCACCCGCCAATACCGTCGCCTCACGGCGCGCTCGCAGCCCTGCCAGGCCTCACGCCCCGCTTCATCACTGCGCCACACCCAGGCGCCGCAGTCCACACTGGTGATCAGCTTGGCCCCCACCTGCCGGTAACGCGCCACCACGTCCTCGCGCGGGTGTCCAAAACGATTCAGATAGCCACTTTGAATGGCCGCCACCGCCGGCAGGGCCGCAGCCACAAACCCGGCGGTGGAGGATGTGCGGCTTCCGTGATGCGGCACCACCAGCACGTCCGTGGCAAGGCCGCCCGGTGCTCCCTGCGTTCTTTCCGCTCCTGGTCCTTCCAGCGCCAACAGCCTGGCCTCCTGCGCCGCTTCAATGTCGCCGGTGAGCAAGACCCGATGGCCGTTAGCATCGACACGCAGCACGCACGAACTGGCATTGCGCTTCAGATCGGCCGCCTGACCTTCCGGCGGCCACAACACATCAAAGCGGACACCATCCCACTCCCAGCGCTGCCCGCGGACGCAGGGCTGCCCGCCCGGGACCGCTCCCAAACGATGAGTCACGGGGATCCCTCGCAGCAGTCGTTCCGTTCCACCGGCATGGTCCTGATCGGCATGGCTGACCATCAGCAGGTCAATGCG
This genomic window contains:
- a CDS encoding DUF4150 domain-containing protein codes for the protein MSKNVFANGREISAAKDGNESLAAMPDICLSPPSPPAGPIPIPYPNFSKAKDSSEGSRTVRIGGDEVGMKNQSVYKKSEGDKAATRSFGMGVVTHTLEGKTVFAAWSFDVKIEGANAIRHMDLTLHNNT